One stretch of Deltaproteobacteria bacterium DNA includes these proteins:
- the uvrB gene encoding excinuclease ABC subunit UvrB codes for MQKFKIFSEYKPSGDQPQAIAKLVAGIEGGAGHQVLLGVTGSGKTFTIANVIEAVQRPALIIAHNKTLAAQLYGEFKLLFPENAVEYFVSYYDYYQPEAYLPSTDTYIEKDSAINDEIDKLRHSATHSLLERRDVIIVASVSCIYGLGSPETYHGMLLALAEGMDIARDTMLHRLVEMQYERNDIDFHRGTFRVRGDIVEIFPPYEQERAIRIEFFGDNIEAISLIDPLRGRKLDRLTKIALYPSSHYVTTKDNLKRAIVAIQDELGLRLRELNGLNKLVEAQRLEQRTHFDIEMMEEMGYCQGIENYSRHLTGRKPGEPPPTLMEYFPADALVVIDESHATLPQLIGMYRGDRSRKTTLVEYGFRLPSALDNRPLRFEEYEALPNQRIYVSATPAVLELDKAGGTVVEQIIRPTGLMDPVILIRPVEGQVDDLLGEIRERATKSERVLVTTLTKRMAENLTSYYEGLGVKVKYLHSDVHTLDRVDIIRDLRLGKFDALIGVNLLREGLDIPEVSLVAILDADKEGFLRSARSLIQTSGRAARNVAGQVIMYADKITDSIAVCLRETERRRNIQANYNRQNGITPESIRKSIHNILASVYEADYLKVPTVDEKNAAYMSEKELPEIIRKLKAEMKEAAGELNFEKAAELRDRIKELSALLLEM; via the coding sequence ATGCAGAAATTTAAAATTTTTTCCGAATATAAACCCAGTGGCGATCAACCCCAGGCGATTGCCAAGCTGGTGGCCGGGATAGAGGGGGGCGCGGGCCATCAGGTGCTCCTCGGCGTCACTGGCTCGGGCAAGACCTTCACGATCGCCAATGTCATTGAGGCGGTACAGCGGCCGGCCCTGATCATCGCCCACAACAAGACTCTGGCTGCCCAGCTTTACGGTGAATTCAAGCTGCTGTTTCCCGAAAATGCCGTCGAGTATTTCGTGAGTTACTACGATTACTACCAGCCCGAGGCCTATCTTCCCAGCACGGATACGTATATCGAAAAAGACTCGGCCATCAATGACGAAATTGACAAGCTGCGCCACAGCGCCACGCATTCCCTCCTGGAACGCCGCGATGTCATCATTGTCGCGAGCGTTTCCTGCATCTACGGGCTCGGTTCCCCCGAGACCTACCACGGCATGCTGCTGGCGTTGGCGGAAGGAATGGATATAGCCCGCGATACCATGCTCCACCGTCTCGTTGAAATGCAGTATGAACGCAACGACATTGATTTTCACCGCGGCACTTTTCGGGTGCGCGGAGACATCGTCGAGATCTTCCCCCCTTACGAACAGGAAAGGGCGATCCGGATCGAGTTCTTCGGAGACAACATTGAGGCTATTTCTCTGATTGACCCGCTGCGCGGCAGAAAGCTGGACCGCCTGACCAAGATTGCCCTCTACCCCAGCAGCCATTATGTGACGACGAAGGATAATCTTAAAAGGGCCATTGTGGCGATCCAGGATGAGCTGGGGCTCCGGCTCCGGGAATTAAACGGGCTCAACAAACTCGTCGAGGCCCAGCGCCTGGAGCAGCGCACGCATTTCGATATCGAAATGATGGAGGAGATGGGCTACTGTCAGGGTATCGAGAATTATTCCCGCCACCTGACGGGCAGAAAGCCCGGCGAGCCGCCGCCCACCCTGATGGAATATTTTCCGGCCGACGCTTTGGTCGTCATTGACGAAAGCCACGCCACTCTCCCCCAATTGATCGGCATGTACCGGGGTGACCGGTCCCGCAAGACGACGCTTGTGGAATACGGTTTTCGCCTGCCTTCGGCGCTGGACAACAGGCCGCTCCGCTTTGAAGAATATGAAGCGCTGCCGAATCAGAGGATCTATGTCTCCGCCACCCCGGCCGTCCTGGAATTGGATAAAGCCGGGGGAACCGTGGTGGAGCAGATCATCCGGCCGACCGGGCTCATGGATCCGGTTATTTTGATCAGGCCCGTCGAGGGCCAGGTGGACGATCTCCTGGGCGAGATCAGGGAACGGGCAACAAAGAGCGAACGCGTACTAGTTACGACGCTGACCAAGAGGATGGCGGAAAATCTGACCTCCTACTACGAGGGCTTGGGCGTCAAGGTCAAGTATCTCCATTCCGATGTGCATACGCTGGACCGGGTGGACATCATCCGTGACCTGAGGCTGGGCAAGTTCGATGCCCTGATCGGGGTGAATCTGCTCCGGGAAGGGCTGGACATCCCGGAGGTATCGCTCGTCGCGATCCTGGATGCGGACAAGGAGGGCTTCCTCCGTTCCGCCCGCTCGCTGATCCAGACCAGTGGCCGGGCAGCGCGAAACGTTGCCGGTCAGGTGATCATGTACGCCGATAAGATAACGGATTCCATCGCGGTTTGCCTGCGGGAGACGGAAAGAAGACGGAATATCCAGGCTAACTATAACAGGCAAAACGGCATTACGCCCGAGAGCATCCGCAAGTCAATCCATAATATCCTCGCTTCCGTCTATGAAGCCGACTATCTCAAAGTGCCCACAGTGGACGAAAAAAACGCCGCCTATATGTCGGAAAAGGAACTGCCGGAAATCATCCGCAAGCTGAAGGCAGAAATGAAGGAAGCCGCCGGGGAGCTCAATTTCGAAAAGGCGGCCGAGCTCCGGGATCGGATCAAGGAACTTTCCGCTTTACTGCTGGAGATGTGA
- the nrfD gene encoding polysulfide reductase NrfD encodes MNTVIATEEKRELRDILAFIHSELKPQGKLLTPFNIISGAIIILGAILVVYRLVNGLGAVTNLSQEFPWGIWIGFDVMVGVAFSGGAYVLTFVVYILQVEKYHSIIRATVLNGLLAYVFYGGAVFLDLGRWWNIANPFYGNEFGVNSVLFLFAWYFLLYTITEFVEFSPTIAEWLGMRKLRKFLSSLTVAAAVVGIALSTLHQAGIGALFMMAKGKIHPIWYTEFIPVLFFVSSIFAGLSMVIFEGTISHRVFSDQIAHEDHAAYDDIIIGLSKGCAVAMLVYFFAQVLVFIHGWHWALLNTPLGYWYLVEIIGLVAIPCLMFFRGVRYRNLLLIRIAAILAMIGIIINRLNISIIAYKWWIPFSERYFPSWMEIVITLAIILTEVWVFRWIATRMPVFSKPPAWAAEKH; translated from the coding sequence ATGAATACAGTGATCGCAACAGAAGAAAAACGGGAGTTAAGAGATATTCTGGCCTTCATTCACAGTGAATTGAAGCCCCAGGGGAAGCTCTTAACACCCTTCAATATAATCTCCGGCGCGATAATCATTCTGGGCGCTATCCTTGTTGTTTACCGGCTTGTCAATGGTCTGGGCGCCGTGACCAATCTTTCCCAGGAATTCCCCTGGGGGATATGGATCGGATTTGATGTCATGGTAGGCGTCGCCTTTTCCGGGGGGGCATATGTTCTGACCTTTGTGGTCTATATTCTGCAGGTGGAAAAATATCATTCCATCATCAGGGCCACCGTCTTAAACGGCCTCCTGGCCTATGTCTTTTATGGCGGCGCCGTCTTCCTTGATCTCGGTCGCTGGTGGAACATAGCAAACCCGTTCTATGGAAATGAATTCGGCGTTAATTCCGTGCTTTTCCTTTTTGCCTGGTACTTTTTGCTTTATACGATCACCGAGTTTGTCGAATTCTCCCCGACCATTGCCGAGTGGCTCGGCATGAGAAAACTCAGAAAGTTCCTTAGCTCGCTTACCGTAGCAGCAGCAGTCGTTGGCATTGCCCTCTCCACACTGCATCAGGCAGGTATCGGGGCATTGTTCATGATGGCTAAAGGGAAGATCCATCCTATCTGGTACACGGAGTTCATCCCCGTTCTGTTCTTTGTTTCCAGCATCTTTGCGGGACTGTCCATGGTGATATTTGAAGGAACCATCAGCCATCGGGTCTTCAGCGATCAGATCGCCCATGAAGATCATGCTGCTTATGATGATATCATCATCGGCTTAAGCAAGGGATGTGCGGTGGCCATGTTAGTTTACTTCTTTGCGCAAGTTCTCGTCTTCATTCATGGCTGGCACTGGGCGCTCTTAAACACCCCCCTGGGCTACTGGTATCTTGTCGAGATCATTGGTCTCGTAGCGATCCCCTGCCTCATGTTTTTCCGGGGTGTTCGATACAGAAACCTGCTTCTCATCCGGATAGCAGCCATCCTGGCGATGATCGGAATTATCATCAACCGGCTTAATATTTCCATCATCGCGTATAAATGGTGGATACCATTCAGCGAGAGATATTTCCCTTCCTGGATGGAAATTGTCATCACCCTGGCCATCATATTGACCGAGGTCTGGGTATTCAGATGGATCGCCACCCGGATGCCGGTGTTCAGCAAACCACCCGCATGGGCTGCAGAGAAACATTAA
- a CDS encoding electron transfer flavoprotein subunit alpha/FixB family protein, with the protein MDKILVFVEAKGDEPRKVSLEMLSEGLKLAGSGRFSMEAVFLGKLSGTVKEKVLNYTEKLIHVTDPVLESYTAEGYALALAGYAREAGAKLILAGATQRGRDFLPRVAVLLETGIASDVTAANWDKDPLTFVRPMYGGRVLAEVSFSASPIIVTTRPNSFAVGEPLAKKGELAEFQAGITPAQLKTTVIKTEETTLGKVDLTEADLIVAGGRGLKAAENFRLIEELAATIGATVGATRSIVDAKWRDQADQIGKSGKTVSPKFYLGAGISGAIHHIMGMDTSKVVLAVNNDPNAIIFNYANYGIVGDLFEVLPAMTEELRKRRGK; encoded by the coding sequence ATGGATAAGATACTGGTATTTGTAGAGGCCAAGGGTGACGAGCCGCGGAAGGTTTCCCTGGAAATGCTTTCGGAAGGTTTGAAGCTTGCCGGAAGCGGGCGGTTCAGCATGGAAGCCGTGTTTCTGGGGAAGCTGTCCGGCACGGTAAAGGAAAAGGTTCTTAATTATACGGAAAAGCTCATCCACGTTACGGACCCCGTGCTGGAGAGCTACACGGCCGAGGGCTATGCACTGGCGCTGGCCGGTTACGCGCGGGAGGCAGGCGCGAAGCTGATCCTGGCCGGGGCTACGCAGCGGGGGCGCGACTTCCTGCCACGGGTGGCAGTGCTCCTGGAGACGGGCATTGCCTCGGATGTGACCGCAGCCAACTGGGACAAAGACCCCCTGACGTTTGTCCGACCCATGTACGGCGGCAGGGTCCTGGCCGAGGTCTCTTTTTCCGCTTCTCCAATTATCGTGACGACGCGGCCCAATAGCTTCGCAGTGGGTGAACCTCTTGCCAAAAAAGGGGAGTTGGCAGAATTTCAGGCCGGCATCACACCTGCGCAGTTAAAGACGACAGTCATCAAGACCGAGGAGACCACCCTGGGCAAAGTTGACCTGACGGAGGCAGACCTGATTGTGGCCGGTGGCCGGGGGCTGAAAGCCGCCGAGAATTTCCGGCTCATCGAAGAGTTGGCCGCTACTATCGGCGCCACCGTAGGGGCAACGAGGTCCATCGTGGATGCCAAGTGGCGGGATCAGGCCGACCAGATCGGCAAAAGCGGGAAAACCGTTTCGCCGAAGTTTTATCTGGGGGCGGGCATTTCGGGTGCGATCCACCATATCATGGGAATGGACACCTCCAAGGTCGTCCTGGCCGTCAATAATGATCCGAATGCTATCATTTTTAACTACGCAAATTACGGTATCGTGGGAGACCTCTTTGAGGTGTTGCCGGCGATGACTGAGGAACTGAGAAAAAGGCGCGGGAAATAG
- a CDS encoding glycosyltransferase family 4 protein has product MRVLMFGWEFPPAISGGLGTACFGITRGLTELGQEVIFVLPRIKDKINHARMKFLAAEEYPFSEWREATSFGAVWENLKVRIVDSALRSYMNEKQYQSLLTKGDHKGTSHFAMSGTYGPNLLAEIWRYGKVAEGIAQQEKFDIIHGHDWTSVLACVRAQKISGKPYVYHAHALEFDRSGENINQIVYDMEKYGMETADHVIAVSHYTKENIIRRYGLSPEKITVVHNAVSRGESEVLARTNKKDAEKLVLFLGRITFQKGPDYFVEAASLVLQSMAGVHFVMAGAGDMMPQMIEKVAGLHMGSHFHFTGFLQGQDVERIFAMSDLYVMPSVSEPFGISPLEAMLYDVPVIISRQSGVAEILHHALKVDFWNVRELADKMIALLRHPSLGDEMSARAREELKNIKWEQAAEKIIAVYRQALND; this is encoded by the coding sequence ATGCGTGTCCTGATGTTTGGATGGGAATTTCCACCCGCCATAAGCGGCGGCCTGGGCACTGCCTGTTTCGGAATTACCCGGGGGTTGACGGAACTGGGGCAGGAAGTTATCTTCGTTCTTCCCCGGATCAAGGATAAAATAAACCATGCCCGCATGAAGTTCCTTGCGGCGGAGGAATATCCTTTTTCCGAGTGGAGAGAGGCGACATCTTTTGGCGCTGTGTGGGAAAATTTGAAAGTGAGGATTGTAGATTCCGCACTGCGTTCATATATGAACGAGAAACAGTATCAGTCGCTGCTGACCAAAGGCGATCATAAGGGCACCTCCCACTTCGCCATGTCCGGCACTTACGGCCCCAACTTGCTCGCGGAAATCTGGCGTTATGGAAAGGTGGCGGAAGGCATCGCTCAACAGGAAAAATTCGATATCATTCACGGTCATGACTGGACCTCTGTTTTGGCCTGTGTCCGCGCCCAAAAGATAAGCGGCAAGCCCTATGTCTATCATGCCCATGCCCTGGAATTTGACCGCAGCGGTGAAAATATCAACCAGATTGTTTACGATATGGAGAAGTACGGCATGGAAACGGCGGATCATGTAATCGCCGTGAGTCACTATACAAAAGAAAATATCATCCGCCGTTACGGCCTGAGCCCGGAAAAGATCACAGTGGTGCACAATGCTGTTTCCCGCGGCGAAAGTGAGGTGCTTGCCCGTACCAATAAAAAGGACGCCGAGAAGTTAGTCCTTTTCTTGGGCCGGATTACCTTTCAAAAAGGGCCGGACTACTTTGTGGAAGCGGCCTCCCTTGTGTTGCAGAGCATGGCCGGGGTCCACTTTGTGATGGCCGGCGCCGGCGATATGATGCCGCAGATGATCGAAAAGGTGGCCGGTCTGCATATGGGCTCCCATTTCCATTTTACGGGCTTTCTGCAGGGGCAGGATGTGGAACGGATCTTTGCCATGAGCGACCTCTATGTCATGCCCAGCGTCTCCGAACCCTTTGGCATCTCCCCGCTGGAGGCCATGCTCTACGATGTTCCTGTAATTATTTCCAGACAGTCGGGGGTAGCGGAAATTCTGCATCATGCCCTGAAGGTTGATTTCTGGAATGTCCGGGAACTGGCCGATAAGATGATTGCCCTCTTAAGGCATCCTTCCCTGGGCGATGAGATGAGCGCCCGCGCCCGCGAAGAGCTGAAGAATATCAAGTGGGAACAGGCGGCCGAAAAGATCATCGCTGTCTATCGGCAGGCGCTGAATGACTGA
- a CDS encoding 4Fe-4S dicluster domain-containing protein, translating to MGMDRRTFLKGMGAGIAAAVPGSSLLTGSLEAKEVAAGKKFMGVLVDTTRCIGCRSCEAACAEVNALPIPDIGDTSALNKIRKTSVTQLTVVNRYKTDKGEVFAKKQCMHCNQPGCVSACPVNAMKKRVDGAVTWDTNCMGCRFCMVSCPFDIPKFEYQSATPKILKCTLCWERLKKGQKPACVEACPAEALTFGARRQLIEEANHRIYTESGKYISHIYGEHEVGGTGYLYISAVPFEQIGFRTDLGTTSYPEFSKGFLYSVPIVLLLWPAFLIGVKTMTSRKDELQSREGREK from the coding sequence ATGGGAATGGATCGAAGGACTTTTCTAAAGGGAATGGGAGCAGGGATCGCGGCGGCAGTACCGGGCAGTTCCCTGCTGACAGGCAGCCTGGAGGCCAAAGAGGTTGCCGCCGGTAAGAAATTTATGGGAGTTCTTGTTGATACCACGCGGTGTATCGGCTGCCGCAGTTGCGAGGCGGCCTGCGCTGAGGTGAATGCGCTGCCGATCCCGGATATAGGTGATACATCGGCATTGAATAAAATCCGTAAGACATCTGTAACGCAATTGACCGTGGTCAATCGCTACAAAACGGACAAAGGAGAGGTTTTTGCGAAGAAGCAATGTATGCACTGCAATCAGCCCGGCTGTGTCTCGGCCTGCCCGGTTAATGCGATGAAAAAGAGGGTGGACGGAGCGGTTACCTGGGACACCAATTGCATGGGTTGCCGGTTTTGCATGGTTTCCTGCCCCTTTGACATTCCCAAGTTTGAATATCAGAGCGCTACCCCCAAAATCCTGAAATGCACCCTCTGCTGGGAGAGACTTAAGAAAGGACAAAAGCCTGCCTGCGTGGAAGCCTGTCCGGCGGAGGCCCTCACCTTCGGCGCCCGGAGGCAGCTCATTGAAGAGGCAAATCACCGAATCTACACGGAATCAGGGAAATATATCTCCCACATTTACGGAGAGCACGAGGTAGGCGGCACCGGGTATCTTTATATTTCCGCGGTTCCATTTGAACAGATCGGCTTCCGGACCGATCTGGGGACAACCTCTTATCCAGAGTTCAGCAAGGGATTTCTCTATTCTGTTCCCATTGTCCTGCTTCTCTGGCCTGCATTTTTGATCGGAGTAAAAACCATGACCAGTCGGAAAGATGAACTTCAAAGCAGGGAAGGAAGGGAAAAATGA
- a CDS encoding FAD-dependent oxidoreductase, protein MDKVDAIIVGGGLAGLTAAYHLADAGRQVILLERGDVPGSKNVTGGRMYVEPIREYLPGIIAEAPFERHVVKEIITVLDEDASVQLEYANDSWRREPYMSYTVLRATFDSWLAEKVGEKGAFVIPKKKVDALLWEDGRVAGIKAGDEEIGAHIVIAADGALSFLAEKAGLREPLEPRNYAVAVKEIYRLDAKTIEDRFGLQPGEGAANLFVGAITKGMFGGGFLYTNRDTLSLGIVVSIGDLIKQKNPVAASQLMEEFSARPEVQRWIRGGELKEYAAHIISEAGAGGVPKLYTGGMLVTGDAAGFSLNLGLTVRGMEFAVASGAIAAGVADEALTQGDLSAAFLSRYEQKLRASFVLADMETFRHTRDVLENKRLFTVYPKFISELLAALFTIGPGKKEPLYASAKAVARKYILNWEACKDLLSMRKM, encoded by the coding sequence ATGGACAAAGTGGATGCAATCATCGTAGGTGGGGGATTGGCCGGATTAACGGCGGCCTACCATCTCGCCGATGCCGGTCGGCAGGTAATACTCCTGGAGCGGGGAGACGTTCCGGGGAGTAAAAATGTGACGGGCGGCAGAATGTATGTAGAGCCCATCAGGGAATATCTTCCCGGGATCATTGCGGAGGCGCCATTTGAACGGCATGTCGTGAAAGAGATCATCACGGTGCTCGATGAGGACGCATCCGTGCAGTTAGAATATGCCAATGACAGTTGGCGCCGCGAGCCCTACATGAGCTATACCGTGCTGCGGGCGACCTTCGACAGTTGGCTCGCGGAAAAAGTGGGCGAAAAGGGTGCCTTTGTTATCCCGAAAAAGAAGGTTGATGCACTCCTGTGGGAAGATGGCCGCGTGGCGGGGATCAAGGCGGGGGACGAAGAGATCGGTGCCCATATCGTCATCGCAGCCGACGGGGCGCTCTCCTTCCTGGCGGAAAAGGCCGGTCTCAGAGAGCCCTTGGAACCGCGCAACTACGCCGTGGCCGTCAAGGAAATTTACCGGCTGGACGCAAAGACCATCGAAGATCGTTTCGGCCTGCAACCGGGGGAAGGGGCCGCCAATCTCTTTGTCGGCGCCATTACCAAGGGCATGTTCGGAGGCGGGTTTCTCTATACGAATCGCGATACGCTCTCCCTGGGGATCGTCGTAAGCATTGGCGACTTGATCAAGCAGAAGAATCCTGTTGCCGCCTCCCAGCTCATGGAGGAGTTTTCAGCGCGGCCGGAGGTGCAGCGATGGATACGAGGGGGTGAGCTGAAGGAATACGCGGCCCATATCATTTCTGAGGCCGGAGCAGGGGGTGTTCCAAAGCTTTACACGGGCGGAATGCTCGTCACCGGCGATGCCGCCGGTTTCTCACTCAATCTCGGGTTGACGGTAAGGGGCATGGAATTTGCCGTTGCCTCGGGGGCAATAGCCGCCGGGGTGGCCGATGAAGCCCTGACCCAGGGGGACCTGTCGGCAGCTTTCCTCTCCCGCTACGAGCAGAAGCTCCGGGCTAGTTTTGTGCTTGCTGATATGGAGACCTTCCGTCACACCAGAGATGTGCTCGAAAATAAAAGACTCTTCACCGTTTATCCCAAATTCATTTCCGAACTGCTCGCGGCATTGTTCACCATCGGCCCGGGTAAAAAAGAGCCCTTGTACGCAAGCGCCAAGGCGGTCGCCAGGAAATATATCCTCAACTGGGAAGCGTGCAAGGACTTGTTAAGCATGAGGAAAATGTAG
- a CDS encoding cobalamin B12-binding domain-containing protein: protein MARNIRILIAKPGLDGHDRGAKVVAHALMEAGMEVIYTGLHRTVDQIVTVALQEDVDVIGLSIMSGAHIPIAEKLVQKARAAGIGDKMVVVGGVIPGRDIPKLKELGVQGVFPGGTPFAEIVSVIKENVRRG from the coding sequence GTGGCAAGAAATATCAGGATACTCATAGCGAAACCGGGACTTGACGGGCATGACCGCGGGGCAAAAGTCGTGGCGCATGCGCTCATGGAGGCGGGTATGGAGGTCATCTACACGGGCCTGCATAGAACGGTGGATCAGATTGTTACGGTTGCCCTCCAGGAGGATGTGGATGTAATCGGGCTTTCCATCATGAGCGGCGCCCATATCCCCATCGCGGAGAAACTCGTACAGAAGGCCCGCGCGGCGGGAATTGGCGATAAGATGGTTGTTGTAGGGGGGGTAATCCCCGGCCGCGACATCCCGAAGCTCAAGGAACTGGGGGTGCAGGGCGTCTTCCCGGGCGGGACGCCGTTCGCGGAGATTGTCAGTGTAATCAAGGAAAATGTGAGAAGAGGATAG
- a CDS encoding NAD(P)-binding domain-containing protein, which yields MNLTNLDCSRIAIIGPGRLGTSFAYKFGRDNKGVTLYYHNTEICREINKEHLNPKHLTHDMATRLGGMDNVPRLSARVFATNDLERAVEDNDFIFLAVTMDRLPELLNYLKPLIEKKGGDTCIISPMKGLISDEITKELITPSQLINTYMSNLSYKYEVVCVGGPFFDMDIALGNPVCVTVAGPSGISRLIIQELTRFNRRELYAYYNFDIVGIEACGSLKNIVANIKGLTDRLELGDSIPGTIFARSGVEIRSLSMLLGGSFQAFHSQAGVGDMYVTVSSEASKNYRYGRLFYELFSGNPIETDIKVRAQIDGTPEGPNTIRNVHRYLEMKNMYSPLFHCAYKIFNEGVNRKEIKEQIIQACQFDKRRKEYIGPLSRALYKVIPNLWYRRHKGLLSKLDI from the coding sequence ATGAATTTGACCAATTTGGACTGCAGCAGAATAGCGATCATCGGCCCGGGCCGCTTGGGGACTTCCTTTGCGTACAAGTTCGGCAGAGATAATAAAGGGGTGACCTTGTATTATCACAATACGGAAATCTGTCGGGAAATCAATAAGGAGCACTTGAATCCCAAGCACCTGACGCACGATATGGCTACCAGGCTGGGGGGCATGGATAATGTCCCCCGGCTGTCAGCGCGCGTATTTGCCACCAATGATCTGGAACGGGCCGTAGAGGATAATGATTTTATCTTCCTGGCCGTAACGATGGACCGGCTCCCCGAACTGCTTAATTATCTTAAACCCTTGATAGAAAAAAAAGGCGGCGATACCTGCATCATCTCTCCCATGAAGGGTTTGATCTCTGACGAAATCACGAAAGAACTGATTACCCCCTCCCAACTGATCAACACCTATATGTCCAATCTTTCCTATAAATACGAGGTGGTGTGCGTTGGCGGCCCCTTTTTTGATATGGATATCGCTTTAGGAAACCCGGTTTGCGTCACCGTTGCCGGACCAAGTGGCATCTCCAGACTGATTATCCAGGAATTGACCCGATTCAACCGTCGGGAATTGTATGCCTATTATAATTTTGACATTGTCGGCATCGAGGCTTGCGGCTCCCTGAAAAACATTGTCGCCAACATCAAAGGTCTGACGGATCGCCTGGAACTGGGGGATTCCATTCCCGGCACCATCTTTGCCAGATCAGGCGTCGAGATCAGGTCGCTCTCCATGCTGCTGGGAGGCAGTTTCCAGGCCTTTCACAGCCAGGCCGGCGTGGGAGACATGTATGTCACCGTTTCCTCCGAGGCCAGCAAAAATTATCGCTATGGAAGACTATTCTACGAGTTATTCAGCGGCAATCCCATTGAGACCGATATCAAGGTGCGGGCGCAGATTGACGGTACGCCGGAAGGGCCGAACACCATCAGAAACGTCCACCGGTATTTAGAAATGAAAAACATGTACAGCCCCCTTTTCCATTGCGCCTATAAAATATTCAACGAAGGCGTAAACAGAAAGGAAATCAAGGAACAGATCATCCAGGCCTGTCAGTTCGATAAAAGGAGAAAAGAGTATATCGGCCCCCTTTCGCGGGCCTTATACAAGGTCATCCCCAATCTCTGGTACCGCAGGCACAAAGGCCTCCTGTCCAAGCTGGATATCTGA
- a CDS encoding 4Fe-4S dicluster domain-containing protein, with protein sequence MKVAEKIALNAMKNDRESHIKLDQKICGTCPERMCIPVCPGHLYSLNEETGEMVVEYAGCLECGSCKIACIYKSVDWVYPADGCGVQYRYG encoded by the coding sequence ATGAAAGTGGCAGAAAAGATAGCGCTTAACGCGATGAAAAACGATCGCGAGAGCCATATCAAACTCGACCAGAAAATCTGCGGTACCTGCCCGGAGCGGATGTGCATCCCCGTGTGTCCGGGGCACCTCTATTCCTTGAATGAGGAGACAGGCGAAATGGTCGTGGAATATGCGGGCTGCCTGGAATGCGGAAGCTGCAAGATTGCGTGCATCTATAAGTCAGTAGACTGGGTTTACCCGGCCGATGGATGCGGCGTCCAGTACAGATACGGATAG
- a CDS encoding electron transfer flavoprotein subunit beta/FixA family protein yields MNVVVLVKQIPDPEALVAIGGDGVSLDIEQKFALNLFDEFAIEEALRIKAKHPGKVKVVALGSGKAIEALRTGIAMGADEAVLLEDEAFLDGDGYATALALSRAIAKEPFDIILCGRQAIDADRGEVGQMVAQLLGLPHVGGIVKLDVADGKAIAEVAVEGGKETVQVQLPAVFTAQKGLNEPRVPLITGVMKAMKVQVARVKAADLGLTADQTGRTGSKVKVVQYSLPKKKPAVQLIPGTPAEAAVEAVRILMDVERVL; encoded by the coding sequence ATGAACGTTGTTGTTCTGGTAAAACAGATCCCGGACCCGGAAGCTTTGGTGGCTATCGGCGGCGACGGGGTAAGTCTCGATATAGAACAGAAGTTTGCCTTGAACCTGTTTGACGAATTTGCCATTGAAGAAGCACTGCGGATCAAAGCGAAACACCCTGGAAAAGTGAAGGTTGTGGCCCTGGGGAGCGGGAAGGCAATTGAGGCCTTGAGGACCGGCATTGCCATGGGAGCCGACGAAGCGGTGCTCCTGGAGGACGAGGCTTTTTTAGACGGCGACGGGTATGCGACGGCGCTTGCCTTGAGTCGGGCCATAGCCAAAGAACCCTTTGATATCATTCTCTGTGGCAGGCAGGCTATTGACGCTGATCGCGGAGAAGTCGGGCAGATGGTAGCCCAGTTGCTGGGACTGCCGCATGTAGGCGGGATTGTGAAGCTTGATGTGGCTGATGGTAAGGCCATCGCGGAGGTTGCTGTAGAGGGGGGCAAAGAGACGGTGCAAGTGCAGTTGCCCGCAGTATTTACCGCTCAGAAGGGACTGAACGAACCGCGAGTCCCTCTGATTACGGGTGTTATGAAGGCCATGAAGGTTCAGGTAGCGAGAGTAAAGGCCGCCGACCTGGGGCTTACGGCTGATCAGACCGGCCGGACAGGGTCGAAGGTAAAGGTGGTGCAATACTCGCTGCCGAAGAAAAAACCCGCCGTGCAGCTCATTCCCGGTACGCCTGCCGAGGCCGCTGTGGAAGCGGTAAGGATTTTGATGGACGTAGAAAGGGTATTATAA